In a genomic window of Ipomoea triloba cultivar NCNSP0323 chromosome 3, ASM357664v1:
- the LOC116012240 gene encoding ABC transporter G family member 5: protein MKKQGCEVEALGISYAISTHQKHHRRRHFKLFSRDEEEKLAGGVRVVLKDVSCHAKPWEILAIVGPSGAGKSSLLEILAGKIQPQSGLIRLNQKPVDKARFQKLSGYVTQRDTLFPLLTVEETLTFTAKLRLRLPVPELGSRVTQLIEELGLSHVAGARVGDTDRIRGISGGERRRVSIGVEVIHDPKVVILDEPTSGLDSTSALQIIDMLKLMAERRGRTIILSIHQPGFRIMKLFNSILLLANGSSLHHGTVEQLSTRLRLLGLHPPLHVNVLEFAIDSIEAIIQEEEKSPSTPNNKAGDEEQLLHLRCGESKTGNFTLQQLFQQSKVVDQEAIEVVSKDLDLVEESFANSRMRETMILTHRFWKNIYRTKELFALRSVQMVVSGLVLGSIFYNLKEDFVGAVERVGLFAFILTFLLSSTTEALPIFLQEREILMKETSSGSYRVSSYAIANALVYLPFLLILALLFSLPLYWLVGLNPHFTPYLHFLLLIWLILYTANSVVVCFSALVPNFIIGNSLISAVMGSFFLFSGYFVSKHGIPNYWIFMHYISLFKYPFEGFLINEFSGSNKCLQYMFGKCMVSGEKLIREEGYGEESRWRNVLIMLCFILLYRFISYVILRFRCSQGGILSHSKIIIHHR, encoded by the coding sequence ATGAAGAAGCAAGGTTGTGAAGTTGAAGCGTTGGGCATCAGCTACGCAATCTCCACTCACCAAAAACACCATCGCCGCCGCCATTTCAAGCTCTTCAGCAGagatgaagaagagaaattaGCCGGGGGAGTTCGTGTTGTATTGAAGGATGTGAGCTGCCACGCGAAGCCGTGGGAGATTCTTGCGATCGTTGGCCCCAGCGGCGCCGGGAAGTCGTCGTTGCTGGAGATCCTCGCCGGGAAAATACAGCCCCAGAGTGGTTTAATACGGTTGAACCAGAAGCCGGTGGATAAAGCGAGGTTCCAGAAGCTTTCGGGGTATGTGACGCAGAGGGATACATTGTTTCCCCTGCTCACCGTCGAAGAAACGCTGACGTTCACTGCAAAGCTCCGGCTGAGGCTGCCTGTACCGGAGCTGGGATCACGGGTGACTCAGTTGATCGAAGAACTCGGGTTGAGTCACGTGGCGGGAGCTCGGGTTGGCGACACGGACAGGATCCGGGGGATTTCCGGCGGCGAGAGGCGGCGCGTGTCCATTGGCGTGGAGGTGATCCATGACCCTAAGGTTGTGATTCTTGACGAGCCTACTTCAGGGCTTGATAGCACTTCGGCACTGCAAATTATCGACATGCTTAAACTCATGGCGGAAAGGCGTGGCAGAACCATAATTCTGAGCATTCATCAGCCTGGATTTAGAATCATGAAGCTTTTCAACTCAATCCTGTTATTAGCTAACGGCTCCTCTCTGCACCACGGCACGGTTGAGCAGCTTAGTACCAGGCTCAGGCTGCTGGGGTTGCACCCTCCTCTCCATGTCAACGTCCTCGAATTTGCAATCGATTCCATTGAAGCAATAatccaagaagaagaaaaaagccCATCAACTCCGAACAACAAAGCGGGGGATGAAGAACAACTGTTGCACTTACGTTGTGGGGAGAGCAAAACAGGCAATTTTACTCTGCAACAGCTGTTTCAGCAATCCAAGGTGGTCGACCAGGAAGCTATAGAAGTTGTGAGCAAGGATTTGGATTTGGTGGAGGAGAGTTTTGCCAATTCCAGGATGAGAGAGACAATGATCCTCACGCACAGATTCTGGAAAAACATCTACAGAACAAAGGAGTTGTTCGCTTTGAGGAGTGTTCAGATGGTGGTATCAGGGCTTGTCCTGGGATCAATCTTTTACAACCTGAAAGAGGATTTTGTGGGAGCAGTGGAAAGGGTAGGCCTGTTTGCATTCATCTTGACATTTCTGCTATCAAGCACAACAGAGGCTCTCCCAATATTCTTGCAGGAGAGGGAGATACTAATGAAAGAGACTTCCAGCGGGAGCTACAGAGTCTCCTCCTACGCCATAGCCAACGCCCTCGTCTACCTCCCATTTCTGCTCATTCTTGCACTCCTCTTCTCTCTCCCACTCTACTGGCTGGTAGGGCTAAACCCCCATTTCACACCCTACCTCCACTTCTTGCTACTCATATGGCTCATCCTCTACACTGCAAATTCAGTGGTGGTGTGTTTCAGCGCTCTGGTCCCAAATTTCATCATTGGGAACTCACTCATCTCTGCAGTGATGGGCTCCTTCTTCCTGTTCTCTGGCTACTTTGTGTCCAAGCATGGGATACCAAATTACTGGATTTTCATGCACTACATATCCCTGTTTAAGTACCCATTTGAAGGGTTCTTGATTAATGAGTTCTCAGGGTCCAACAAGTGCCTGCAATACATGTTTGGGAAATGTATGGTGAGTGGGGAAAAGCTGATCAGAGAGGAAGGGTATGGAGAAGAGAGCAGATGGAGGAATGTGCTCATCATGCTCTGCTTCATATTGCTTTACAGATTCATTTCCTATGTTATTCTCAGGTTTAGGTGTTCCCAAGGAGGGATTCTATCTCATTCCAAGATAATCATCCATCATAGGTGA